A DNA window from Primulina tabacum isolate GXHZ01 chromosome 12, ASM2559414v2, whole genome shotgun sequence contains the following coding sequences:
- the LOC142521096 gene encoding bidirectional sugar transporter SWEET1-like has product MGKGHALHLAFGVFGNVAGLFLFLSPAITFKRIIARRSTEQFSGIPYVMALLNCLLAAWYGLPMISKDNLLVSIINGTGAIIETIYVLIFLIFAPKKERAKICGLFACVLVVFSVVASTSVLAFPHDWRVRKLLCGFAASVFSIVMYASPLSVMRMVVRTKSVEYMPFFLSLFVFLCGSSWFVYGLIGKDPFLFVPNGFGCALGTIQLMLYAIFRKNGRRRRTTEPSTDGSLDIPSVDGSIEMEMDDKPCQSV; this is encoded by the exons ATGGGTAAAGGCCATGCCCTTCATCTGGCATTTGGGGTTTTTG GAAATGTTGCTGGTTTGTTCTTGTTCCTGTCGCCAGC GATCACATTCAAGAGGATCATTGCAAGAAGATCGACTGAACAATTCTCCGGCATACCATATGTCATGGCCTTGCTCAACTGCTTGCTCGCAGCTTG GTATGGTCTCCCTATGATATCGAAAGACAACCTTTTGGTGAGCATAATAAATGGAACTGGTGCCATAATTGAGACAATTTATGTGCTGATTTTCCTCATATTTGCTCCCAAGAAGGAGAGAGCCAAGATTTGTGGGCTCTTCGCATGCGTTCTTGTTGTGTTCTCCGTCGTCGCCTCGACCTCGGTTCTTGCCTTCCCACATGACTGGAGAGTCAGGAAGCTGCTATGTGGCTTTGCTGCCTCAGTGTTCTCCATTGTCATGTATGCCTCTCCTTTGTCCGTCATG AGGATGGTGGTACGTACCAAGAGTGTGGAGTATATGCCTTTCTTCTTATCACTCTTTGTCTTCCTATGCGGTTCCTCTTGGTTTGTTTATGGCCTCATTGGAAAGGACCCTTTTCTTTTT GTGCCTAATGGGTTTGGTTGTGCATTAGGTACAATACAACTCATGTTATATGCCATTTTCCGTAAAAACGGACGTCGTCGTCGCACCACGGAACCTAGCACCGATGGATCTTTGGATATACCTAGCGTGGATGGATCCATCGAGATGGAAATGGACGACAAACCTTGTCAATCTGTGTGA
- the LOC142520546 gene encoding LOW QUALITY PROTEIN: pentatricopeptide repeat-containing protein At3g21470-like (The sequence of the model RefSeq protein was modified relative to this genomic sequence to represent the inferred CDS: deleted 1 base in 1 codon) encodes MKTTVAAKEIIIKSQAFELQNLSSNWFYSIRNCVDQKKPESAILIYSRNHGNGSIGLDSIPSVLKACASLFNHRFGTEMHCESIKSGVEGDVMVGTSLVDMYGKCGDIVSSRKVFDYMPERNVVTWNAMIGGYVRSGDMGSALGFFETMEGRTSATWNEIIGGYAKNGDVAMARRVFESVPEGLKNVVTWTVMVDGYVRNGDMEAAEEMFEVMPERNFYVCSVIISGYFRKGDVVKGRGFFDRMFSRNLVCWNTLIAGYAQNGMCAEALDAFMNMEAEGIEPDEVTVVSVLSVCAQSGMLEVGKEIHEMIVQKGIDLNEYVVNGLVDMYAKCGDLGNARLIFEGIPSKNYATWNSLIAGFSIHGHCKEAFEFFMRMEESGIKADGVTILSVLSACAHGGLVEEGLEVFSKMEQYGLTANTKHYGCVVHMLGRAGKLQEAMDLVEGMPVLPNDTVLGSLLGACQIHSDAAMADKVLELVGKLNSDYRSNDNGHYLVLANIYAACERWEAAERLRAVFADKGSDIIPGCSAIM; translated from the exons ATGAAAACTACAGTTGCAGCAAAAGAAATAATCATCAAATCTCAAGcatttgaacttcaaaatctATCATCAAACTGGTTTTACAGCATAAGAAACTGCGTTGATCAGAAGAAACCCGAATCAGCAATCTTGATATACTCTCGGAACCATGGTAATGGCAGTATTGGGTTGGATTCCATACCTTCGGTTCTCAAAGCCTGTGCTTCCCTTTTCAATCATCGTTTTGGGACGGAGATGCATTGCGAATCCATAAAATCTGGAGTTGAAGGGGATGTGATGGTGGGGACTTCCTTGGTTGACATGTACGGCAAGTGTGGTGATATCGTGAGTTCCCGGAAGGTGTTTGACTATATGCCTGAGAGAAACGTGGTCACTTGGAATGCTATGATTGGTGGGTATGTTAGGAGTGGTGATATGGGTTCTGCGTTAGGTTTTTTTGAGACAATGGAGGGAAGGACGTCAGCTACATGGAATGAGATTATTGGTGGCTACGCAAAGAATGGGGATGTGGCAATGGCGAGGCGAGTTTTTGAGAGCGTGCCTGAGGGGTTGAAAAATGTAGTCACATGGACAGTGATGGTC GATGGGTATGTTAGGAATGGGGATATGGAGGCTGCAGAAGAAATGTTTGAGGTGATGCCCGAGCGGAACTTTTACGTCTGCTCTGTGATCATTTCTGGGTATTTCAGGAAAGGGGATGTGGTGAAGGGGAGAGGGTTTTTTGATCGGATGTTCTCGAGGAATTTGGTGTGCTGGAACACTTTGATTGCTGGCTATGCACAGAATGGGATGTGCGCCGAGGCATTGGACGCTTTCATGAACATGGAGGCGGAAGGAATCGAGCCCGATGAAGTAACAGTAGTGAGTGTTTTATCAGTTTGTGCTCAGTCAGGAATGCTTGAAGTGGGTAAAGAAATTCATGAGATGATAGTGCAGAAAGGGATTGATTTGAATGAGTATGTTGTCAATGGATTGGTTGACATGTATGCGAAATGTGGAGATTTAGGGAATGCAAGATTGATCTTTGAAGGGATTCCATCGAAAAACTACGCCACTTGGAATTCTTTGATCGCGGGATTTTCCATTCACGGTCATTGTAAGGAGGCTTTCGAATTCTTCATGAGAATGGAGGAGTCTGGTATAAAAGCTGATGGTGTGACAATTCTCTCTGTTTTATCTGCTTGTGCACATGGAGGTTTAGTGGAAGAAGGTTTAGAAGTATTTTCTAAGATGGAGCAATATGGATTGACAGCCAACACAAAGCATTATGGGTGTGTGGTTCATATGCTTGGACGGGCAGGGAAACTACAAGAAGCTATGGACTTGGTTGAGGGGATGCCTGTATTGCCAAATGACACAGTTCTAGGATCACTTCTTGGGGCATGTCAAATTCACTCTGACGCAGCCATGGCAGACAAGGTGCTAGAGTTGGTTGGCAAGCTGAATTCTGATTACCGTTCCAATGATAATGGTCATTATCTGGTGTTGGCGAATATATATGCAGCTTGTGAAAGATGGGAGGCAGCTGAACGGTTGCGAGCTGTATTTGCTGATAAAGGGTCAGATATAATACCTGGATGCAGCGCAATCATGTAA
- the LOC142520551 gene encoding psbP domain-containing protein 4, chloroplastic has translation MGTIIQTTCCLSWKNNHQHNILSLGTGKVPSRTIKETTDSTSTNNTGLDFAKHEELRGLFGRRVTVVSGVVSLVSSAALGFAGEGLGVVKQGLLAGRIPGLSEPDKNGWRTYQRPDEKSGGHGVGWSPIIPYAFSVPQDWDEVPVSIADLGGTEIDLRFASPKEGRLSVIVAPVLRFADNLGEHATIEAIGSPEKVINAFGPEVIGENVEGKVLSSAVVEHLGRKYYQFELEPPHVLITATAAGNRLYLFSVTGNGLQWKRYYKDLKQISDSFRVI, from the exons ATGGGAACAATCATACAGACCACATGTTGCCTTTCTTGGAAGAACAACCACCAGCACAACATATTATCACTTGGAACTGGGAAAGTTCCTTCTAGAACTATCAAAGAAACCACAGATTCAACTTCAACCAACAACACGGGTCTTGATTTTGCAAAACATGAGGAACTAAGAGGGTTGTTTGGTAGAAGGGTAACTGTAGTTTCTGGGGTGGTGTCTTTAGTTTCATCGGCAGCTTTGGGATTTGCTGGAGAAGGATTGGGTGTGGTGAAACAAGGTCTTCTGGCAGGGAGGATCCCTGGACTCTCTGAACCTGATAAAAATG GTTGGAGAACATACCAGAGACCAGATGAGAAGTCAGGGGGTCACGGAGTTGGTTGGAGTCCCATCATTCCTTATGCATTTTCGGTCCCTCAAGATTGGGACGAG GTTCCAGTGTCAATTGCTGACTTAGGAGGCACGGAGATTGATTTGAGGTTCGCTAGTCCGAAAGAAGGACGTCTCTCTGTCATTGTTGCTCCTGTTCTGAGATTTGCAGATA ATCTCGGTGAACATGCAACTATAGAAGCTATAGGGAGTCCAGAGAAGGTTATTAACGCATTCGGGCCAGAAGTTATTGGAGAGAATGTTGAAGGAAAGGTTTTAAGTTCTGCGGTAGTTGAACACTTGGGAAGAAAGTATTACCAGTTCGAGTTAGAGCCGCCCCATGTTCTAATCACAGCAACAGCTGCAGGAAATCGACTATACTTGTTCAGCGTCACTGGAAATG GGCTTCAATGGAAGAGATATTACAAGGACTTGAAACAAATATCCGACTCTTTTCGGGTAATCTAG